The following proteins are co-located in the Candidatus Eremiobacteraceae bacterium genome:
- a CDS encoding TonB family protein, protein MSFTPGAPLRRSFKEDREERKRKKESRQRIRIVAAIAVLAVASAGAYVAYARPDLSAILSGFTHQAAPKPTPKATAATRLLAYHPPKPIGLFGATPTPLPTTTPVPTPTPQPTPTPTPGPKKTPAPRPKPSAAAARTLRPLNLAAVGNSFAQPPTPAPLGTNLPTQPPATPAPATPTPAPAEVYAPQIVVDARFATRIQPDYPEIAKEQNATGTATVLVTVGPKGNVISQRLERSAGHPALDQAALAAASRSSFLPPKIDGKPATETYRIVYTFAP, encoded by the coding sequence GGAGCGCAAGCGCAAGAAAGAATCCCGGCAGCGCATCCGCATCGTGGCGGCGATCGCCGTTCTGGCCGTCGCCAGTGCGGGAGCGTACGTCGCCTATGCGCGGCCGGATCTGAGCGCGATCCTGAGCGGCTTCACCCATCAGGCGGCGCCCAAACCGACGCCCAAGGCGACAGCGGCGACCCGCCTCCTCGCCTACCATCCGCCAAAGCCGATCGGGTTGTTCGGCGCGACGCCTACGCCGCTTCCCACCACGACACCCGTGCCGACGCCGACGCCGCAGCCGACCCCGACACCGACGCCCGGGCCCAAGAAGACGCCCGCGCCGAGACCCAAGCCGAGCGCGGCGGCGGCGCGAACGCTGCGGCCGCTCAACCTCGCGGCCGTGGGCAACAGCTTCGCGCAACCGCCGACGCCTGCGCCGCTTGGGACCAATCTGCCGACGCAGCCGCCTGCGACCCCCGCTCCGGCGACGCCGACGCCCGCTCCGGCGGAGGTCTACGCTCCGCAGATCGTGGTCGATGCGCGCTTCGCGACTCGCATACAGCCGGACTATCCTGAGATCGCCAAGGAGCAGAACGCCACAGGCACGGCGACGGTGCTCGTCACCGTCGGACCCAAAGGCAATGTCATCTCGCAGCGCTTAGAGCGCTCGGCTGGGCATCCGGCGTTGGATCAAGCGGCGCTGGCCGCGGCCTCGCGAAGTTCGTTCTTGCCGCCCAAGATCGACGGCAAGCCCGCGACCGAGACGTATCGGATCGTCTACACCTTCGCGCCCTAG
- a CDS encoding tetratricopeptide repeat protein, with product QLRALAVALTERRKQTEATLAQIQGLGESQAGGLSEADIAKLEAGLAAAIERASAPAAAAPPAAAPAQPAQPAAAASAGGVKPNGAAPAPDVAAAKPGKSEAEKAEAQKVETAKVEAAKVQAQKAEHVKAEAAKADAAKAEAVKADAAKAASAKAEAAKAAEKPAAPKADDNSPGGIYARGIAQLESGKTQEALKTLEQLQTNSEFAVLVQTAIGRCYAQLGNHDEALARYAKALEVSGHPEEQYHDALYHMAAAHESRDDSESHELATWALEEIHAANPKYRDVAAKLDALKAKAAKAAAGGAA from the coding sequence CAGTTGCGCGCTCTCGCGGTCGCGTTGACCGAGCGGCGCAAACAGACCGAGGCGACACTGGCTCAGATCCAAGGACTCGGCGAGTCGCAGGCCGGCGGCCTGAGCGAGGCGGACATCGCCAAGCTCGAGGCCGGTCTAGCGGCCGCGATCGAACGGGCGTCGGCTCCGGCTGCGGCGGCGCCGCCCGCGGCCGCGCCCGCGCAGCCTGCCCAACCTGCTGCCGCCGCTTCGGCGGGAGGCGTCAAGCCCAACGGCGCGGCGCCGGCGCCCGATGTGGCCGCTGCCAAGCCTGGCAAGTCAGAGGCTGAAAAAGCCGAAGCGCAAAAGGTCGAAACGGCGAAAGTCGAGGCCGCCAAGGTCCAGGCGCAAAAGGCCGAGCACGTTAAGGCTGAGGCTGCCAAGGCCGACGCCGCGAAGGCGGAAGCCGTCAAGGCGGACGCCGCCAAAGCCGCGAGCGCCAAAGCCGAAGCCGCGAAGGCGGCTGAGAAGCCGGCCGCGCCGAAAGCCGATGACAATTCGCCCGGCGGGATCTACGCGCGCGGCATCGCGCAGCTCGAAAGCGGCAAGACACAAGAGGCGCTCAAGACGTTGGAGCAACTCCAAACCAATTCCGAATTCGCCGTGCTGGTCCAGACCGCGATCGGCCGTTGCTACGCCCAGCTGGGCAATCATGATGAAGCGCTGGCGCGCTACGCCAAAGCGCTTGAGGTGTCAGGTCATCCCGAAGAGCAGTATCACGACGCGCTGTATCACATGGCTGCTGCGCACGAGAGCCGCGACGACAGCGAATCGCACGAGTTGGCGACCTGGGCGCTCGAAGAGATCCACGCCGCCAATCCCAAGTATCGCGATGTCGCCGCTAAACTGGACGCGCTCAAAGCGAAAGCAGCAAAAGCCGCGGCCGGCGGCGCGGCATAA